From Oceanipulchritudo coccoides, the proteins below share one genomic window:
- a CDS encoding transporter substrate-binding domain-containing protein — translation MMEIIDFWNGNKSESRQGYELELLEACLCASEVNGSYELRIDNTDYPLAEDEGNIFRNGADILVTVAGNVKFRNREKIVISRPLAKGLLGYRLLIVRSEDADRFKGIKEMRELQELSIGIPETWADADLFRSNQFSVVEKGSFEELFHRLKGREFDYTALGANEIESAFNEHAQPLGGLQIEPSLMIYYSFPLVFYVHPDKRQLAERVESGLQALIDSGEFDDLFAKYHGDIVERLNLKNRRTFTLQNPVLPEEMMDFRSALLD, via the coding sequence ATGATGGAGATTATTGATTTTTGGAACGGCAACAAATCAGAGTCGAGACAGGGCTATGAGCTGGAGCTTCTTGAGGCCTGCCTTTGCGCGTCGGAAGTAAACGGATCGTATGAGCTCCGGATCGACAACACGGATTACCCCTTGGCCGAGGACGAGGGGAACATTTTCCGCAACGGCGCGGACATCCTGGTGACTGTTGCTGGCAACGTGAAATTCAGAAACCGCGAGAAGATTGTCATATCCCGTCCCCTGGCAAAGGGCCTGCTGGGTTACCGTTTGCTCATCGTGCGCAGTGAGGACGCGGATCGTTTCAAAGGGATCAAGGAGATGCGCGAGCTGCAGGAACTTTCCATTGGCATACCGGAAACATGGGCCGATGCAGACCTGTTTCGCAGCAACCAATTCTCCGTTGTCGAGAAGGGGAGCTTTGAGGAGTTGTTCCATCGCCTGAAGGGTCGTGAATTTGACTACACGGCCTTGGGGGCCAATGAAATTGAATCAGCCTTCAACGAGCATGCTCAACCCCTTGGCGGCCTGCAGATTGAGCCGTCCCTGATGATATATTATTCCTTCCCGCTGGTCTTCTATGTTCATCCCGACAAACGCCAGCTGGCCGAACGAGTCGAAAGCGGGCTACAGGCCCTCATTGACTCGGGAGAATTCGATGACCTGTTCGCGAAATATCATGGGGATATTGTCGAGCGGCTGAATTTGAAAAACCGACGCACCTTTACCCTGCAGAACCCCGTCCTGCCTGAAGAGATGATGGATTTTCGCTCGGCCCTGTTGGATTAA
- a CDS encoding porin: MKMRLSGIQVKRILAGLVLSAGFYLPVLGETPSAEEMWRIIQEQQAEIERLRGLVEESRGETQVVRAETRETRAQVEATALAIEELSEESSGGSGGGWWERTSIGGYGELHANFFEDASNEIDFHRFVLFVNHEFNDWITLYTELEVEHSVAGEGKNGEVELEQAFVRMDFTDTFSLDAGLFLMPVGLLNEIHEPNTFYGVERNNIEARLIPTTWWEAGVKGNWRFENGLSIEAGITSGLDVDPSGVIRSGRQKVSEAINESAGYVARVKYTGVPGLELGASLFYQDDLAQSYVEEIEGLLSTAHVDYRKGGFRLRALYARWDLNGTTSSEAEEQHGYYIEPSYRWTVDDFYGDLGVYFRISDYEYFSGSLKENEIYEIGINYWPVEYVVFKADIQDISESDQYNSKGDIAYNLGVGYQF; encoded by the coding sequence ATGAAAATGAGACTGAGTGGGATTCAGGTCAAACGCATCCTTGCCGGGCTGGTGCTGTCGGCGGGATTCTATCTGCCGGTACTGGGCGAGACGCCGAGTGCGGAGGAGATGTGGCGGATCATCCAGGAGCAGCAGGCGGAGATTGAGCGACTGCGTGGACTGGTTGAGGAGAGCCGTGGGGAGACGCAAGTGGTGCGTGCGGAGACGCGCGAGACGCGTGCGCAAGTGGAGGCGACAGCGCTGGCGATTGAGGAGCTGTCGGAGGAGAGCAGTGGCGGAAGTGGCGGAGGCTGGTGGGAGCGGACCTCGATTGGTGGCTATGGTGAGCTGCATGCGAACTTTTTCGAGGATGCCTCCAACGAGATTGATTTCCATCGCTTCGTGCTGTTCGTGAATCACGAATTCAATGATTGGATCACGCTGTACACCGAGCTGGAAGTGGAGCACTCGGTGGCGGGCGAGGGGAAGAACGGCGAAGTGGAGCTGGAGCAGGCCTTTGTGCGGATGGACTTCACGGACACCTTCAGCCTGGATGCGGGGCTGTTCTTGATGCCCGTCGGTCTTTTGAATGAGATCCACGAGCCAAACACCTTTTACGGGGTTGAGCGCAACAACATTGAGGCGCGGTTGATTCCCACGACCTGGTGGGAAGCCGGCGTGAAGGGGAACTGGCGTTTTGAGAACGGCCTTTCGATCGAGGCCGGCATTACCTCCGGTCTGGATGTGGATCCAAGCGGGGTGATTCGCAGCGGCCGGCAAAAGGTATCCGAGGCAATCAACGAGAGCGCGGGCTACGTTGCTCGAGTCAAGTACACGGGTGTTCCTGGACTGGAACTGGGGGCCTCGCTCTTCTATCAGGACGATCTTGCCCAGAGCTATGTCGAGGAGATTGAAGGCCTCCTGAGCACCGCGCATGTTGACTACCGCAAGGGCGGGTTCCGCTTGCGCGCGCTCTATGCCCGCTGGGATCTGAACGGGACGACCAGTTCCGAGGCGGAGGAGCAGCACGGGTATTACATTGAGCCCTCCTACCGGTGGACCGTGGATGACTTTTATGGCGACCTTGGGGTGTATTTCCGGATCAGTGACTACGAGTATTTCAGTGGCAGCCTGAAGGAGAACGAGATCTACGAAATCGGGATCAACTACTGGCCGGTGGAGTATGTCGTCTTCAAGGCGGACATCCAGGACATTTCCGAATCGGACCAGTACAATTCGAAAGGCGACATCGCCTACAACCTCGGAGTGGGGTACCAGTTCTAG
- a CDS encoding FMN-binding protein, giving the protein MAAKRKIYFLITLVSVLVGGGQLFAEDVYLEPEAFIEQSFEAEPEAKVLWLDRETKASMKDILGHRYKGLRIRYWAEGDRTAWILEEIGKVELITAGFVVENNVLQGMDVLIYRESHGWEVKYPFFTSQFKGRTLGEDTELDQRIDGISGATLSVNALTRLSRLALFLHTKATE; this is encoded by the coding sequence ATGGCGGCCAAGCGGAAAATTTATTTCCTGATAACGCTGGTCTCCGTCCTTGTGGGCGGGGGCCAGCTCTTTGCTGAAGACGTCTACCTTGAGCCGGAGGCCTTCATCGAGCAGAGCTTTGAGGCCGAACCGGAGGCCAAGGTCCTCTGGTTGGACCGCGAGACCAAGGCCTCCATGAAAGACATCCTTGGTCACCGTTACAAAGGGCTGCGCATTCGTTATTGGGCGGAAGGGGACAGGACCGCTTGGATCCTTGAGGAGATTGGAAAAGTTGAGCTCATCACGGCTGGTTTTGTTGTGGAGAACAATGTCCTGCAGGGAATGGATGTCCTGATTTACCGGGAGAGCCACGGCTGGGAAGTGAAGTATCCCTTCTTCACAAGCCAGTTCAAGGGCCGGACGCTGGGTGAGGATACCGAGCTTGACCAGCGAATTGACGGGATCAGCGGGGCAACCTTGTCGGTTAATGCCTTGACCCGGCTGAGTCGCCTGGCGCTCTTCCTGCATACAAAGGCCACCGAATGA
- a CDS encoding type VI secretion system tube protein Hcp, producing MKLSRTQKILAGIACLALYSIPLATINGAFDIFMKTDGSGIPDGESDGGSFPEYKGWIEIDSFSVGGSAPFAIGSIGGGGGDGKVSLTSMNVTMPVGQTSPGFFNNLTTGKFVAEIKLFMRTPNSSTEFMRIYMKNVFVESMSWSGVAGGDDKPFQSMSLAYQAVKVEYVTFDIKTNAEIDTFSAEWDLASNTATYPTK from the coding sequence ATGAAACTCAGCCGCACACAAAAAATCCTCGCCGGTATTGCCTGCCTTGCCCTGTATTCCATCCCCCTTGCAACCATCAACGGGGCCTTCGACATCTTCATGAAGACGGATGGCTCCGGCATTCCTGACGGGGAATCCGATGGGGGCTCCTTCCCGGAATACAAGGGCTGGATCGAGATCGATTCCTTCAGTGTGGGAGGCAGTGCACCTTTTGCCATCGGCTCCATCGGCGGCGGAGGGGGAGACGGCAAGGTCTCGCTTACTTCAATGAACGTGACAATGCCCGTCGGGCAGACCAGTCCGGGATTTTTCAACAACCTGACGACTGGCAAATTTGTGGCTGAAATCAAGCTCTTCATGAGGACCCCGAATTCATCGACTGAATTTATGCGGATTTACATGAAAAACGTCTTTGTGGAGTCCATGTCCTGGTCGGGAGTCGCGGGGGGGGATGATAAACCCTTTCAGAGTATGAGTCTGGCCTATCAAGCCGTCAAGGTGGAGTATGTGACCTTTGATATCAAAACGAACGCTGAAATTGACACTTTCTCGGCTGAATGGGATTTAGCGTCAAACACGGCTACCTATCCCACCAAATAA
- a CDS encoding GEVED domain-containing protein: MKPRTKRSLVPLMAAACLFTIVVMVPRAEAIIAGSNWDIHMDIEGVVANDYHIEGVIYSGIPGENWSYPPTLVDHIDGNFPNFSYSMVPDLSDPDQFAYIFQADWTGADYEFCQDLHLGLFFDLECHNLMIDLKGWWTKDGEPVGMTLLPGFEAEDEFGPTTPHLRLRNDSQIPGEIVALRLTGLSPEEVEGLFGTAQDMFPELAPGGLLDPENPQSPVPWSEGKEMDPTGQLIPMGPKDFPAESFFDVFYEIEIDTEPGDIVADPPLAMEAGNILVAAELVRYINESGVEEFNWTWELHESHGIDFGDAPDQSYQTLLASDGARHIAQGVYLGQVRDTELDGQPTALADGDDNNPAGGPDDEDGVTFTGSFVPGSAVGLNVQVNGTGFLNIWADWNRDGMWDPSEQVLTPDIPVSTGTFVGAIVVPPAPPTGFGPTYMRFRVSSQPGLQWFGLAVDGEVEDYRIDILDSNDDVYDWGDAPDAAAGPAYPTWASSNGARHLLSSQLWLGGGVDPEPDGQPTIPADGDDISGFPDDEDGVALPISLMQGITATVNVFASGSGLLNAWVDFDQNSSWLDAFEHVIVDAPVVGGPNSLSFLVPAVALPGNTYMRFRLSTQAGLTPSGPAPDGEVEDYLVLIEESAAQGFDWGDAPDFPQVPGYPTLSIHNGAHHFLGGVYLGNVVDPEPDGQPTIPADGDDLAALPDEDGVTFLMHLVKGKTSQIQVWASAVGFLNAWMDYNQNTSWADPGEHVFIDTPLVAGPNNLTLTLPASAVFGNTYFRFRFSSAPGLSFDGFASDGEVEDYRVEVCELADTVITTTASNDVVLNWTPVTGATSYAIYSANHLGSFYLWNYMGPAAGPPWTHTAPGWMPLSFYYVVAEP, from the coding sequence ATGAAACCGCGTACAAAGCGCTCGCTGGTGCCGCTGATGGCCGCCGCGTGCTTGTTTACTATTGTCGTGATGGTTCCAAGAGCGGAAGCCATCATCGCGGGCAGCAACTGGGATATCCACATGGATATCGAGGGTGTTGTCGCCAATGATTATCATATTGAGGGAGTCATCTATTCCGGGATTCCGGGAGAGAACTGGTCTTATCCGCCAACGCTGGTGGATCATATCGACGGGAATTTTCCCAATTTCAGTTATTCCATGGTTCCGGACCTCTCGGATCCAGACCAATTCGCCTATATATTCCAGGCAGACTGGACAGGGGCTGATTACGAATTTTGCCAGGACCTACACCTCGGCCTGTTTTTCGACCTCGAGTGCCATAACCTGATGATTGATTTGAAGGGGTGGTGGACCAAGGATGGCGAGCCGGTTGGAATGACCCTCTTGCCTGGATTTGAGGCTGAGGATGAATTCGGGCCCACAACGCCCCATTTGCGCCTGCGCAACGATTCCCAGATACCGGGAGAGATCGTTGCCCTTCGCCTTACCGGTTTGAGCCCGGAGGAAGTCGAGGGACTCTTCGGGACGGCGCAGGACATGTTTCCCGAGCTGGCGCCCGGTGGATTACTCGATCCGGAAAACCCGCAATCACCGGTTCCCTGGAGTGAGGGGAAGGAAATGGACCCCACCGGCCAGTTGATTCCGATGGGACCCAAGGATTTTCCCGCCGAGAGCTTCTTCGACGTTTTCTACGAAATCGAAATTGATACTGAGCCCGGCGATATTGTTGCCGATCCTCCGTTGGCCATGGAGGCGGGCAACATCCTTGTCGCCGCGGAACTTGTCAGATATATCAATGAATCCGGGGTGGAGGAATTCAACTGGACCTGGGAACTGCATGAATCGCATGGTATTGATTTCGGGGATGCCCCGGACCAGAGCTACCAGACCCTGCTCGCCAGTGACGGCGCCCGCCACATTGCCCAAGGCGTCTACCTTGGACAAGTGCGCGATACTGAGTTGGATGGCCAACCAACCGCGCTGGCTGACGGGGATGACAATAATCCAGCCGGTGGTCCGGATGATGAAGATGGCGTGACTTTCACCGGTTCATTTGTTCCCGGCTCCGCTGTTGGCCTCAATGTCCAAGTGAATGGGACGGGCTTCCTGAACATCTGGGCTGACTGGAACCGCGATGGAATGTGGGATCCCTCTGAACAAGTACTGACGCCCGATATTCCCGTATCCACGGGGACTTTTGTCGGTGCGATCGTTGTTCCTCCTGCACCGCCGACCGGCTTTGGTCCGACCTACATGCGTTTCCGCGTCAGCTCGCAACCGGGACTTCAATGGTTCGGCTTGGCAGTGGATGGTGAAGTGGAGGACTACCGGATTGATATCCTGGACAGTAATGACGATGTTTATGACTGGGGAGATGCCCCGGACGCTGCGGCAGGGCCGGCCTATCCGACTTGGGCCAGTAGCAACGGTGCGCGGCATTTACTCTCTTCACAACTTTGGCTTGGTGGTGGCGTCGATCCGGAACCGGATGGCCAACCAACCATTCCAGCTGACGGAGATGACATAAGCGGTTTCCCCGACGACGAGGATGGGGTCGCTTTACCGATCTCCCTGATGCAGGGCATTACAGCCACTGTGAACGTGTTCGCCTCTGGGTCGGGCCTTCTCAACGCATGGGTGGACTTCGACCAGAATTCATCCTGGCTCGATGCCTTCGAACACGTGATTGTTGATGCGCCAGTTGTCGGGGGTCCAAACAGCCTGAGCTTCCTGGTTCCGGCAGTGGCCTTGCCGGGCAACACCTACATGCGGTTCCGCCTCAGCACGCAAGCTGGGTTGACACCGAGCGGACCGGCACCGGACGGTGAGGTGGAGGATTACCTGGTCTTGATTGAAGAGTCCGCCGCCCAGGGATTTGACTGGGGCGACGCTCCGGACTTCCCGCAAGTGCCGGGCTATCCAACCTTGTCGATCCACAATGGTGCCCACCATTTTCTTGGGGGCGTCTATCTGGGGAATGTGGTCGATCCTGAACCCGATGGGCAGCCAACCATTCCGGCAGACGGGGACGATCTCGCTGCGCTTCCGGATGAAGATGGGGTCACCTTCCTCATGCACTTGGTAAAAGGAAAAACTTCCCAGATTCAGGTTTGGGCCTCAGCTGTAGGTTTCCTGAATGCGTGGATGGATTACAATCAGAACACCTCATGGGCCGATCCGGGAGAGCACGTTTTCATCGATACCCCGCTGGTCGCTGGTCCCAACAACCTGACCCTGACCCTTCCCGCCTCGGCGGTATTCGGAAATACATACTTCCGGTTCCGCTTCAGTTCTGCTCCGGGCTTGTCCTTTGACGGCTTTGCCTCGGACGGGGAAGTGGAGGATTACCGGGTCGAGGTCTGCGAGTTGGCTGATACCGTCATTACAACCACGGCGAGCAATGATGTTGTTTTGAACTGGACACCAGTGACCGGTGCCACGTCCTACGCCATCTATTCAGCAAACCACCTTGGCTCCTTCTACTTGTGGAACTACATGGGGCCGGCCGCTGGGCCGCCGTGGACCCATACCGCTCCCGGATGGATGCCACTCAGCTTCTATTACGTGGTTGCCGAGCCATAA
- a CDS encoding sulfatase family protein: MNMTPYIRGIGLLCVGLMSFNPLIAKAPNLVVILTDDQGYQDVGFNGCEDIPTPNIDSIASNGIRFTNGYVSYPVCGPSRAGLLTGRYQGRFGFTTNPTIDPAVPHAGIPLEEKNIAEVLSPVGYRSMIIGKWHMGSHPQNHPLNRGFDEFFGFLSGGHNYFPENYTLNDLSEVKKKWDWYRTKLIHNRERVDIEQYLTDELSDRAVAFVERQACSDSPFFLYLAYNAPHTPLQATEKYLSRFTHIKDKKRRTYAAMVSSVDDGVGALLSAIEEKGLTEETIILFLSDNGGATNNASRNLPLRGNKGTMWEGGVRVPFAMQWKGQIPEGIDYDEPVISLDILPTIAALSNAPLSEERPLDGVNLIPYLRGEKDGAPHAQLTWRDFRSGGFAIRQGDLKLVREKPRTNEPKLYDLEKDISEKRDLRGKYANKADSMQAAWDEWESQLKPLAFPTLGDVWWEKN, encoded by the coding sequence ATGAACATGACTCCTTACATCCGCGGCATCGGCCTTCTCTGTGTCGGCTTAATGAGCTTCAACCCACTGATTGCGAAAGCCCCGAACCTGGTGGTTATCCTGACTGACGACCAAGGCTATCAGGATGTCGGTTTTAATGGGTGTGAGGATATTCCGACGCCGAATATTGATTCCATCGCCTCCAACGGGATTCGTTTCACGAACGGGTATGTCAGTTATCCGGTTTGTGGCCCAAGCCGGGCGGGGCTCTTGACCGGGCGTTATCAGGGTCGCTTTGGATTTACGACCAACCCGACCATTGATCCGGCGGTTCCCCACGCCGGCATTCCCCTCGAGGAGAAGAACATCGCCGAAGTGCTTTCCCCGGTCGGCTACCGCAGCATGATTATCGGCAAGTGGCACATGGGATCACACCCGCAGAACCACCCGCTCAACCGCGGCTTCGATGAGTTTTTCGGGTTTCTATCGGGCGGGCACAACTACTTCCCTGAGAATTATACCTTGAACGACCTTTCCGAAGTTAAAAAGAAATGGGACTGGTACCGGACCAAGCTCATCCACAACCGGGAGCGCGTGGACATCGAGCAATACCTGACAGATGAATTGAGCGACCGGGCGGTGGCGTTCGTCGAGCGCCAAGCCTGCTCCGATTCGCCTTTCTTCCTGTACCTGGCCTACAACGCCCCGCACACCCCGCTTCAGGCGACTGAGAAGTACCTGAGCCGCTTTACGCATATAAAGGACAAGAAGCGCCGGACTTACGCCGCCATGGTGAGCTCAGTGGACGATGGAGTTGGGGCCCTGCTGTCGGCGATTGAAGAGAAAGGCCTGACCGAGGAGACCATTATCCTCTTTCTTTCCGACAATGGGGGAGCGACCAACAATGCTTCGCGTAATCTTCCCCTTCGTGGCAATAAGGGAACCATGTGGGAAGGGGGCGTGCGCGTTCCCTTTGCCATGCAATGGAAGGGGCAGATTCCCGAAGGTATCGATTACGATGAGCCCGTCATCTCGCTGGATATCCTTCCCACGATTGCCGCCTTGTCCAATGCCCCTCTTTCGGAAGAACGACCGTTGGACGGCGTCAACCTCATCCCTTATCTCAGGGGAGAAAAAGACGGTGCGCCGCATGCACAACTCACATGGCGGGACTTCAGGAGCGGAGGTTTTGCCATTCGGCAGGGTGACCTAAAACTTGTCCGGGAAAAACCCCGCACGAACGAACCCAAGCTCTACGATCTTGAGAAGGATATCTCCGAGAAAAGGGACTTACGCGGGAAATACGCGAACAAGGCGGACTCCATGCAGGCTGCATGGGATGAATGGGAGTCCCAACTCAAGCCGCTTGCTTTCCCAACGCTGGGCGATGTCTGGTGGGAGAAGAATTAA
- a CDS encoding glycoside hydrolase family 2 TIM barrel-domain containing protein, whose amino-acid sequence MRTLLGHLLKGLILSGIISTNTVFASGEARPEWDNPAVIQVNAEPPRASFIPFADKASALQHIDNPKESERYMTLSGRWAFNWCYKPADRPKEFYRTDFKDADWDRIDVPGNWQMQGHGTPVYLNTKYPFEIEKFRAPRDWNPVGSYRREFELPDSWKHADGAGDSIFLHFEGVESAFYLWVNGKPVGYSQGSRTPAEFNVSKFLIPGVNTIAVEVYRWSDGSYLEDQDFWRLSGIYRDVYLWKAGAARVENFQVNADYESADGSGTFSLSAKIGGSATVLIELIDPGGVSLFEKTLEPSKGALEMVHELASVQPWSAESPDLYSLLITVMNDAGTVAEVVTQPVGFRRVEIKDSRFLVNGVGIKLKGVNRHEHSPDTGHYVTREDMVRDILLFKRNNINAVRTAHYPNVPEWYHLCDRYGIYVMDEGNIESHGFGKGQGNALNDNPDFMEAHVDRVRRMVERDINHPSVIIWSTGNEAGDGPNTNACRTWMKERDPSRPVSYEDSTNPTGKGHGTDILSRMYIEAKDIDAFLELWGPERPMIIIEYSHAMGNSNGSLDAYWDKFWDHPRLGGAFIWDWMDQGLRQPVPDGNSDPWGRKDFFAYGGYIEDPLGIYNDRSFCMNGMVGADGTPHPGLRALKFVQQPVKVEWQDPGIALLITNRYDFSNLADKLVLHWSITEDGFVVNNGTLELPSIQARASGVLTLPEEVHATGNGKESFLNLSFKSRESTNWSDAGHEVAYSQLEFAGQWTASIQAIAAESPSLTTEGSQVVVSGNDWSITFDKEARGLSSWVVDGKELIERGPLPDFWRAPTDNDRGAALSLHGRGAGWKGHILSESTRWAKASDQWKPSDPEIKRKEDGSVSLVFSGDILGKQAVVTLSYTVLPGGKLKVDYDYRAKTDLPLIPRVGTDWVLPKEFDRIKWYGRGPDPTYSDRAFERIGIYGTTVMDNWVDYGVPQENGNKTGVRWLELTNNDGMGLRVTGTKPLSANAWPFDKADVHGKDYSWQLPSPEFTYLNVDHAQLGVGGDTSWGHICHPPYQLKDRVYQYSYYVEPVGK is encoded by the coding sequence GTGAGAACTTTATTGGGTCATTTACTGAAAGGGTTGATTTTGAGCGGAATTATTTCGACTAACACAGTTTTCGCCTCAGGCGAAGCCCGTCCTGAATGGGACAATCCGGCCGTCATCCAGGTGAATGCCGAGCCACCCCGGGCCAGCTTCATTCCCTTTGCCGACAAGGCCAGCGCCCTCCAGCACATTGACAATCCAAAGGAATCAGAGCGTTACATGACCTTGTCCGGTCGGTGGGCTTTTAACTGGTGCTACAAACCGGCGGACCGACCAAAGGAGTTTTACCGGACGGACTTCAAGGACGCTGATTGGGACCGGATTGATGTACCCGGCAACTGGCAGATGCAGGGGCACGGCACACCCGTTTACCTGAATACCAAATACCCCTTTGAAATAGAGAAGTTCCGCGCGCCCCGTGATTGGAATCCAGTGGGTTCCTATCGGCGGGAATTTGAATTACCGGATTCATGGAAGCATGCAGATGGAGCCGGCGACAGCATTTTCCTGCACTTTGAAGGTGTGGAATCTGCCTTCTATCTTTGGGTCAACGGGAAGCCTGTTGGCTACAGCCAAGGCAGCCGGACCCCGGCTGAATTCAATGTATCGAAATTCCTGATACCGGGAGTAAACACAATCGCCGTCGAGGTGTACCGCTGGTCCGATGGATCTTATCTCGAGGATCAGGACTTCTGGCGTCTGAGCGGGATTTACCGGGATGTCTATCTCTGGAAGGCCGGAGCTGCCCGGGTCGAGAATTTCCAGGTCAATGCGGATTATGAATCAGCAGATGGCAGCGGAACATTCTCCCTGTCCGCCAAAATTGGTGGTTCGGCAACGGTCCTAATCGAGTTGATCGATCCGGGAGGTGTTTCACTTTTCGAAAAGACACTCGAGCCTTCCAAGGGAGCACTCGAGATGGTTCACGAGTTGGCATCAGTCCAGCCATGGAGCGCTGAGAGCCCGGATCTTTATTCACTGTTGATCACGGTCATGAATGATGCCGGCACCGTTGCTGAAGTTGTTACCCAGCCGGTCGGTTTCCGCCGGGTGGAGATCAAGGACAGTCGTTTTCTAGTCAACGGCGTGGGTATCAAGTTGAAAGGCGTGAACCGCCATGAGCACAGCCCCGACACCGGGCATTATGTCACCCGTGAGGACATGGTGCGCGACATCCTGCTGTTCAAGCGGAACAATATCAATGCCGTGCGGACAGCCCATTACCCGAATGTACCGGAATGGTACCACCTGTGCGACCGCTACGGGATTTACGTGATGGACGAGGGGAACATTGAGTCCCACGGATTTGGAAAAGGGCAGGGGAACGCCCTCAATGACAACCCGGACTTCATGGAAGCGCATGTCGACCGGGTTCGTCGCATGGTTGAGCGCGACATCAATCATCCCTCGGTCATCATTTGGTCAACCGGCAATGAGGCGGGTGACGGTCCCAATACAAATGCCTGCCGTACTTGGATGAAAGAGCGTGATCCGTCCCGCCCGGTAAGCTACGAGGATTCGACCAATCCGACAGGCAAGGGGCACGGCACGGATATCCTCTCGCGTATGTATATTGAGGCGAAGGACATTGATGCATTCCTGGAATTGTGGGGGCCCGAACGGCCGATGATTATCATTGAATACAGTCACGCAATGGGGAACAGCAACGGAAGCCTTGATGCTTACTGGGACAAGTTCTGGGACCATCCCCGCCTGGGCGGCGCCTTTATTTGGGACTGGATGGACCAAGGCTTGCGACAGCCCGTTCCAGACGGGAACAGCGACCCATGGGGCCGCAAGGATTTCTTTGCCTATGGTGGCTACATTGAAGATCCACTCGGGATATACAATGACCGGAGCTTCTGCATGAACGGCATGGTCGGCGCTGATGGAACGCCGCACCCCGGTTTGAGGGCGCTCAAGTTCGTGCAGCAGCCCGTTAAAGTTGAATGGCAAGATCCGGGGATAGCTTTGCTTATCACAAACCGGTATGACTTTTCGAATCTCGCTGACAAGCTCGTCCTTCATTGGTCAATCACTGAGGACGGATTCGTGGTCAACAACGGAACCCTAGAATTGCCCTCCATTCAAGCCCGGGCAAGTGGAGTCCTGACTTTGCCGGAAGAGGTCCATGCGACTGGCAACGGCAAGGAAAGCTTCCTTAACTTGTCCTTCAAGTCACGTGAATCGACCAACTGGTCCGATGCGGGCCACGAGGTGGCCTACAGCCAGCTTGAATTCGCCGGTCAATGGACGGCTTCCATTCAGGCAATCGCGGCGGAGTCACCATCACTGACGACAGAGGGTTCGCAGGTCGTTGTGTCTGGAAATGACTGGAGCATCACCTTTGACAAGGAGGCCAGGGGCTTGAGCAGCTGGGTTGTTGATGGGAAGGAGCTGATTGAACGCGGTCCGCTTCCAGATTTCTGGCGCGCCCCGACAGACAATGACCGGGGTGCCGCATTGTCGCTCCACGGTCGCGGTGCCGGATGGAAAGGACACATTCTCTCCGAAAGCACCAGATGGGCGAAAGCCTCTGACCAATGGAAACCGTCCGACCCGGAAATTAAAAGGAAGGAAGACGGTTCTGTGAGTTTGGTTTTCTCGGGCGATATCCTTGGGAAACAGGCAGTGGTGACCTTGTCCTACACGGTCCTTCCGGGCGGAAAATTGAAAGTCGACTACGACTACCGTGCGAAGACGGACCTGCCCCTGATTCCACGTGTCGGGACGGATTGGGTTTTGCCGAAGGAGTTCGACCGGATAAAATGGTATGGTCGTGGTCCGGATCCGACATACAGCGACCGTGCCTTTGAAAGGATTGGTATCTATGGAACCACCGTCATGGATAATTGGGTGGATTACGGCGTGCCACAGGAAAACGGCAACAAGACCGGTGTCCGTTGGCTGGAACTTACCAACAATGACGGAATGGGCCTTCGTGTAACCGGAACAAAGCCCCTGAGCGCCAACGCTTGGCCGTTCGACAAAGCCGATGTCCATGGCAAGGACTACAGCTGGCAACTGCCTTCACCGGAGTTCACTTACCTGAACGTCGATCATGCCCAGCTGGGCGTGGGGGGCGATACCAGTTGGGGACACATCTGCCACCCGCCATACCAGCTGAAGGATCGTGTGTATCAATATTCCTACTACGTGGAGCCTGTCGGTAAGTAG